The following coding sequences lie in one Arachis ipaensis cultivar K30076 chromosome B03, Araip1.1, whole genome shotgun sequence genomic window:
- the LOC107632702 gene encoding uncharacterized protein LOC107632702: MADNLANPNASPSSNSAADFENFTAFMRQFSQFQWSHDMWRALRSKNKVKFLDGSIQKPGEGDPNFEAWDRCNNFLLSWINLSLSPEIAKSVMWISSTLDLWNDLKRRYFRVGALKEEFYALKQGDLTVTSYFAMLKAIWEELENSRAIPSCVACVNGCPCGLRIVRDYASEEYVVKFLKGLNEQYSNVKSQIMLMKPLPEINTVLSMLTQQEQELNCDPSNSNIVTNSLEVQTSTGGGSFSEKGRGRGRNSVRGGNQKSYSRGYTSKFCSYCNRIGHLAETCYKKNGFLLTKSSE; the protein is encoded by the exons ATGGCAGATAATTTAGCTAATCCGAATGCAAGCCCTTCATCAAATTCCGCTGCAGATTTTGAGAATTTCACCGCTTTCATGCGTCAATTCTCTCAGTTCCAG TGGTCGCACGATATGTGGAGAGCACTCAGATCGAAGAACAAGGTAAAATTTCTCGATGGATCCATTCAAAAACCAGGTGAAGGTGATCCTAATTTTGAAGCATGGGATAGGTGTAACAATTTTCTCCTCTCCTGGATCAACCTCTCTCTCAGCCCTGAAATCGCTAAGAGCGTGATGTGGATTAGCTCAACTCTAGACTTGTGGAATGATTTAAAACGTCGTTACTTTCGAGTTGGTGCGTTAAAAGAAGAATTTTATGCACTCAAACAAGGTGATCTTACTGTTACCTCTTACTTTGCTATGTTGAAAGCTATTTGGGAAGAATTAGAAAATTCACGTGCTATTCCTAGTTGTGTTGCTTGTGTTAATGGATGTCCATGTGGATTACGAATTGTTCGAGACTATGCTTCTGAGGAATATGTTGTCAAATTCTTAAAAGGATTGAATGAGCAATATTCAAATGTTAAATCACAAATCATGCTAATGAAGCCGTTACCTGAAATCAACACAGTACTATCTATGTTAACCCAACAAGAGCAAGAATTGAATTGTGACCCGTCAAATAGCAACATAGTGACTAATTCTTTAGAGGTGCAAACCTCAACTGGAGGCGGTTCATTTTCTGAAAAAGGCAGAGGCCGTGGACGAAATTCAGTCAGAGGAGGAAATCAAAAATCTTATAGTCGAGGCTACACTTCAAAGTTTTGTAGCTACTGTAATCGAATTGGTCATTTAGCAGAGACATGCTATAAGAAAAATGGCTTCCTACTCACCAAAAGCAGCGAGTAG
- the LOC107629962 gene encoding glutamate receptor 3.4 isoform X1, producing MVIGTRWFLSMLALCLWIFRNEGVGITGPSPNTTVNSTVSSSRPKVVKIGVLFTLDSIIGRSAKPAVMAAIEDINSNRSILPGIELQVIFHDTNCNGFLGTMEALQLMENDVVATIGPQSSSIAHVVSHVANELHVPLLSFAATDPTLSALQYPYFVRTTHSDYYQMYAIADFVEYFRWREVVAIFVDDDNGKNGISVLGDALSTKRAKISYKAALPLGANRSDVSDLLSEVNLMESRIYVLHVNPGSGLSIFRVAKQLGMMSNGYVWIATDWLPSVLDSSETPDTDTMNVLEGVVAFRNHIPDTDMKKSLITKLKRRKDKQTSSFNSYAFYAYDSVWLAAYALDIFLNEGGNISFSSDPRLHDNNGSTLHLESLRTFDSGPQYLQTILRTNFTGSSGRIGFDTDRNLIRPAYDILNIVGSGLRRIGYWSNHSSLSVVAPDISYAKSSNHSSKSTQQLYSVIWPGDAKTTPKGWVFPNNGKPLRIAVPNRVSYKELVAKDKSPTGVQGYCIDVFEAALNLLAYPVPRQYILYGNGERNPSYNDLVDQVAQNNFDAAVGDVTIVMNRTRFVDFTQPFMESGLVVVVPVKEEKSSPWSFLKPFTAQMWCVTGAFFLFVGTVVWILEHRLNHEFRGPPRKQLITVFWFSLSTMFFSHRENTVSALGRLVLIIWLFVVLIINSSYTASLTSILTVQQLSTQIEGIDSLISSSQPIGIQDGSFVKKYLTDELHIAESRIVTLKNMEAYIDALQRGPSNGGVVAVVDELPYIEILMANTECKFTTVGQEFTKSGWGFAFQRDSPLAVDMSTAILELSENGDLQRIHDKWLNKKECASNDADSNKLSLKSFWGLFLVCGITCFLALIVFFVRVFCQYTKFIPEHEEADEESQQPVRRRRRATKTPSFKELIVFVDKREAEIKEILRQKSRKRQRSKSLDDNSNSPI from the exons ATGGTTATTGGAACAAGGTGGTTTTTGTCTATGCTTGCTTTGTGTTTGTGGATTTTCCGCAATGAAGGAGTGGGAATAACAGGACCTTCACCTAATACCACTGTGAATTCCACTGTTTCTTCTTCAAGACCAAAGGTTGTGAAGATTGGAGTCTTGTTTACTTTGGATTCCATCATTGGAAGATCTGCTAAACCTGCTGTTATGGCTGCCATAGAAGATATTAACTCCAATAGAAGCATTCTCCCTGGCATTGAGCTTCAGGTTATTTTTCACGACACAAATTGCAATGGGTTTCTTGGAACAATGGAAG CTCTGCAGTTGATGGAGAATGATGTCGTCGCCACAATTGGACCACAGTCTTCTTCAATAGCTCATGTCGTCTCTCATGTGGCTAATGAACTTCATGTACCTCTTCTATCATTTGCTGCAACTGATCCTACTCTATCTGCACTTCAGTATCCATATTTTGTCCGAACCACTCACAGTGACTACTATCAGATGTATGCAATCGCTGACTTTGTCGAATATTTCAGATGGAGGGAGGTAGTTGCCATTTTTGTAGATGATGATAATGGAAAGAATGGAATTTCTGTGTTGGGTGATGCATTGTCAACGAAGCGTGCCAAGATCTCTTATAAGGCTGCACTCCCTCTTGGGGCCAACAGAAGTGATGTCAGTGACTTGTTGAGTGAAGTGAACTTAATGGAATCAAGAATCTATGTTCTACATGTTAATCCTGGTTCTGGTTTGTCAATCTTTCGTGTTGCGAAGCAGCTAGGAATGATGAGCAATGGCTATGTTTGGATTGCAACAGATTGGCTTCCTTCGGTTCTGGATTCATCCGAGACACCAGACACTGACACAATGAATGTTCTAGAAGGTGTTGTGGCTTTTCGCAATCACATTCCTGATACTGATATGAAGAAGAGTTTGATCACTAAATTGAAACGTCGAAAGGACAAGCAGACTTCAAGCTTCAATTCCTATGCATTCTATGCATATGATTCTGTCTGGTTAGCAGCTTATGCCCTTGACATTTTTCTCAATGAAGGTGGGAATATATCTTTCTCCAGTGACCCTAGATTGCATGACAATAATGGAAGCACCTTGCATTTAGAATCACTTCGCACTTTTGATAGCGGCCCTCAGTATCTGCAAACTATTTTAAGAACAAACTTCACTGGTTCGAGTGGTCGAATTGGGTTTGATACAGATAGGAATTTAATCCGTCCGGCATATGATATTCTGAATATTGTCGGATCTGGATTGCGTAGAATTGGTTACTGGTCTAATCACTCTAGTTTGTCAGTTGTAGCTCCTGATATTTCATATGCAAAATCATCCAACCATTCTTCTAAAAGCACTCAACAGCTTTATAGTGTGATATGGCCGGGAGATGCTAAAACTACACCAAAAGGATGGGTATTCCCCAACAATGGAAAGCCATTGCGGATAGCAGTGCCGAATCGAGTAAGCTACAAGGAGCTCGTTGCCAAAGACAAGAGTCCTACAGGAGTACAAGGCTATTGCATTGATGTCTTTGAAGCGGCGTTGAACTTGTTGGCTTATCCCGTCCCACGACAATATATATTGTATGGAAATGGTGAAAGGAATCCTAGCTACAATGATCTTGTAGATCAAGTTGCACAAAAT AACTTTGATGCAGCTGTTGGAGATGTTACAATTGTCATGAACAGAACAAGGTTTGTGGATTTTACTCAACCTTTTATGGAATCAgggcttgttgttgttgttcctgtCAAGGAGGAGAAGTCAAGCCCCTGGTCTTTCCTTAAGCCATTCACAGCTCAAATGTGGTGTGTTACTGGTGCTTTCTTTCTTTTCGTGGGAACCGTTGTGTGGATCCTCGAGCACCGGCTCAATCACGAGTTCCGCGGTCCACCAAGGAAGCAACTAATAACAGTCTTTTG GTTTAGTTTGTCAACAATGTTTTTCTCACACA GAGAGAACACTGTGAGTGCTCTCGGGAGACTGGTGCTAATCATATGGCTATTTGTGGTGTTGATTATCAATTCAAGCTACACAGCTAGCTTGACATCAATCCTAACCGTGCAGCAGTTATCGACACAGATCGAAGGAATTGATAGCTTGATCTCTAGTAGTCAACCAATTGGAATTCAAGACGGGTCATTTGTGAAGAAGTATCTGACAGATGAACTCCACATAGCAGAATCTAGGATAGTTACATTGAAAAACATGGAGGCTTATATCGATGCTCTTCAGCGTGGGCCGAGCAATGGAGGGGTTGTGGCGGTTGTTGATGAACTTCCTTATATTGAGATCTTGATGGCCAATACTGAGTGCAAATTTACAACTGTTGGCCAGGAGTTCACTAAAAGTGGCTGGGGATTT GCATTCCAGAGGGACTCTCCCCTCGCCGTTGACATGTCAACGGC NATTCTTGAACTCTCGGAGAATGGGGACCTGCAAAGGATCCATGACAAATGGCTTAATAAGAAGGAGTGTGCAAGCAATGATGCTGATTCAAACAAACTATCTTTGAAAAGCTTCTGGGGCCTCTTCCTTGTGTGTGGCATTACTTGTTTCCTTGCACTGATTGTATTCTTTGTTAGAGTGTTCTGTCAATACACAAAGTTCATCCCAGAGCACGAAGAAGCCGACGAGGAGAGTCAACAACCAGTCCGGCGGCGTAGAAGGGCAACCAAAACTCCTAGCTTCAAGGAATTGATTGTTTTTGTAGATAAAAGAgaagcagaaattaaagagatacTGAGACAGAAGAGTAGAAAGAGGCAGCGCAGCAAAAGTTTAGATGATAACTCAAATTCACCAATCTAA
- the LOC107629962 gene encoding glutamate receptor 3.4 isoform X2 has translation MGFLEQWKLMENDVVATIGPQSSSIAHVVSHVANELHVPLLSFAATDPTLSALQYPYFVRTTHSDYYQMYAIADFVEYFRWREVVAIFVDDDNGKNGISVLGDALSTKRAKISYKAALPLGANRSDVSDLLSEVNLMESRIYVLHVNPGSGLSIFRVAKQLGMMSNGYVWIATDWLPSVLDSSETPDTDTMNVLEGVVAFRNHIPDTDMKKSLITKLKRRKDKQTSSFNSYAFYAYDSVWLAAYALDIFLNEGGNISFSSDPRLHDNNGSTLHLESLRTFDSGPQYLQTILRTNFTGSSGRIGFDTDRNLIRPAYDILNIVGSGLRRIGYWSNHSSLSVVAPDISYAKSSNHSSKSTQQLYSVIWPGDAKTTPKGWVFPNNGKPLRIAVPNRVSYKELVAKDKSPTGVQGYCIDVFEAALNLLAYPVPRQYILYGNGERNPSYNDLVDQVAQNNFDAAVGDVTIVMNRTRFVDFTQPFMESGLVVVVPVKEEKSSPWSFLKPFTAQMWCVTGAFFLFVGTVVWILEHRLNHEFRGPPRKQLITVFWFSLSTMFFSHRENTVSALGRLVLIIWLFVVLIINSSYTASLTSILTVQQLSTQIEGIDSLISSSQPIGIQDGSFVKKYLTDELHIAESRIVTLKNMEAYIDALQRGPSNGGVVAVVDELPYIEILMANTECKFTTVGQEFTKSGWGFAFQRDSPLAVDMSTAILELSENGDLQRIHDKWLNKKECASNDADSNKLSLKSFWGLFLVCGITCFLALIVFFVRVFCQYTKFIPEHEEADEESQQPVRRRRRATKTPSFKELIVFVDKREAEIKEILRQKSRKRQRSKSLDDNSNSPI, from the exons ATGGGTTTCTTGGAACAATGGAAG TTGATGGAGAATGATGTCGTCGCCACAATTGGACCACAGTCTTCTTCAATAGCTCATGTCGTCTCTCATGTGGCTAATGAACTTCATGTACCTCTTCTATCATTTGCTGCAACTGATCCTACTCTATCTGCACTTCAGTATCCATATTTTGTCCGAACCACTCACAGTGACTACTATCAGATGTATGCAATCGCTGACTTTGTCGAATATTTCAGATGGAGGGAGGTAGTTGCCATTTTTGTAGATGATGATAATGGAAAGAATGGAATTTCTGTGTTGGGTGATGCATTGTCAACGAAGCGTGCCAAGATCTCTTATAAGGCTGCACTCCCTCTTGGGGCCAACAGAAGTGATGTCAGTGACTTGTTGAGTGAAGTGAACTTAATGGAATCAAGAATCTATGTTCTACATGTTAATCCTGGTTCTGGTTTGTCAATCTTTCGTGTTGCGAAGCAGCTAGGAATGATGAGCAATGGCTATGTTTGGATTGCAACAGATTGGCTTCCTTCGGTTCTGGATTCATCCGAGACACCAGACACTGACACAATGAATGTTCTAGAAGGTGTTGTGGCTTTTCGCAATCACATTCCTGATACTGATATGAAGAAGAGTTTGATCACTAAATTGAAACGTCGAAAGGACAAGCAGACTTCAAGCTTCAATTCCTATGCATTCTATGCATATGATTCTGTCTGGTTAGCAGCTTATGCCCTTGACATTTTTCTCAATGAAGGTGGGAATATATCTTTCTCCAGTGACCCTAGATTGCATGACAATAATGGAAGCACCTTGCATTTAGAATCACTTCGCACTTTTGATAGCGGCCCTCAGTATCTGCAAACTATTTTAAGAACAAACTTCACTGGTTCGAGTGGTCGAATTGGGTTTGATACAGATAGGAATTTAATCCGTCCGGCATATGATATTCTGAATATTGTCGGATCTGGATTGCGTAGAATTGGTTACTGGTCTAATCACTCTAGTTTGTCAGTTGTAGCTCCTGATATTTCATATGCAAAATCATCCAACCATTCTTCTAAAAGCACTCAACAGCTTTATAGTGTGATATGGCCGGGAGATGCTAAAACTACACCAAAAGGATGGGTATTCCCCAACAATGGAAAGCCATTGCGGATAGCAGTGCCGAATCGAGTAAGCTACAAGGAGCTCGTTGCCAAAGACAAGAGTCCTACAGGAGTACAAGGCTATTGCATTGATGTCTTTGAAGCGGCGTTGAACTTGTTGGCTTATCCCGTCCCACGACAATATATATTGTATGGAAATGGTGAAAGGAATCCTAGCTACAATGATCTTGTAGATCAAGTTGCACAAAAT AACTTTGATGCAGCTGTTGGAGATGTTACAATTGTCATGAACAGAACAAGGTTTGTGGATTTTACTCAACCTTTTATGGAATCAgggcttgttgttgttgttcctgtCAAGGAGGAGAAGTCAAGCCCCTGGTCTTTCCTTAAGCCATTCACAGCTCAAATGTGGTGTGTTACTGGTGCTTTCTTTCTTTTCGTGGGAACCGTTGTGTGGATCCTCGAGCACCGGCTCAATCACGAGTTCCGCGGTCCACCAAGGAAGCAACTAATAACAGTCTTTTG GTTTAGTTTGTCAACAATGTTTTTCTCACACA GAGAGAACACTGTGAGTGCTCTCGGGAGACTGGTGCTAATCATATGGCTATTTGTGGTGTTGATTATCAATTCAAGCTACACAGCTAGCTTGACATCAATCCTAACCGTGCAGCAGTTATCGACACAGATCGAAGGAATTGATAGCTTGATCTCTAGTAGTCAACCAATTGGAATTCAAGACGGGTCATTTGTGAAGAAGTATCTGACAGATGAACTCCACATAGCAGAATCTAGGATAGTTACATTGAAAAACATGGAGGCTTATATCGATGCTCTTCAGCGTGGGCCGAGCAATGGAGGGGTTGTGGCGGTTGTTGATGAACTTCCTTATATTGAGATCTTGATGGCCAATACTGAGTGCAAATTTACAACTGTTGGCCAGGAGTTCACTAAAAGTGGCTGGGGATTT GCATTCCAGAGGGACTCTCCCCTCGCCGTTGACATGTCAACGGC NATTCTTGAACTCTCGGAGAATGGGGACCTGCAAAGGATCCATGACAAATGGCTTAATAAGAAGGAGTGTGCAAGCAATGATGCTGATTCAAACAAACTATCTTTGAAAAGCTTCTGGGGCCTCTTCCTTGTGTGTGGCATTACTTGTTTCCTTGCACTGATTGTATTCTTTGTTAGAGTGTTCTGTCAATACACAAAGTTCATCCCAGAGCACGAAGAAGCCGACGAGGAGAGTCAACAACCAGTCCGGCGGCGTAGAAGGGCAACCAAAACTCCTAGCTTCAAGGAATTGATTGTTTTTGTAGATAAAAGAgaagcagaaattaaagagatacTGAGACAGAAGAGTAGAAAGAGGCAGCGCAGCAAAAGTTTAGATGATAACTCAAATTCACCAATCTAA